In the Epinephelus lanceolatus isolate andai-2023 chromosome 6, ASM4190304v1, whole genome shotgun sequence genome, one interval contains:
- the LOC117253803 gene encoding complement factor H-like — protein MHVITQSCVLFLWMYMLTFVKSQECTLEQFLKGPLFDSNFDTTDLDARYPGGKQVRVSCNVGFTGFFKLICVEGKWQSRGTACQPKSCGHPGDAQFADFHLEKGDDFVFGSQVVYTCHKGYQMVSRTNYRRCMAEGWDGVVPVCEAQQCPVIHVDNNVQVNGDPEEATYGNVVRFSCKSNSEILLGSPEMYCDENGEWSGQIPKCQAITCTVPNIANGYVPGNIQEYKEHEVLHYECNAGYKRAEERPSKCTKLGIRAEWSPTPACEEIKCKLTLPPVEGTRYEPTHRNLFSPGDTLRVICGEKYWISTTQDASAVTTCKEDGEWTIRPVCQEVRCSNQRPQHVHSWQVNWWQRIGLGDTVNYWCRSGYRRTGDATRATCTRDGWNPDPLCQEITCDRKYVPNAKIITNYKQTYKYNERASYECEEGYRGHFTLTCGEHGWNGNAQCTEITCDRREYRNTEIVGSYKYEYRYNDQVQYICKNGHEGSFNLTCKETGWIGSPDCTKRYCKKLHIDHAYITRNEKETYSHNERVHYSCTHERGKVFTVTCEQSVWTGVQKCAACPTPEVQHGFAVGPYNGTVYYTCDEGYKLFTKGWWAEAKCNDGEWSGFEPCIENEKCGKIPVIPNAEVTHPRREDQSYRITCKEGYTPQVERFSCRQGKWDFGGFSHKTICTPNANLCSPPPKVANAVVTIPYQRDFLSDSTVTYTCRNKYTLIDGENSIQCIDGKWETKDIKCTLKPCELPDDTPNGYYQIIRGEEFVFGTTIKYFCDEGYQMVSKVDTRTCLLDKWTNHVPTCEPLSCDPPPADIGVIVKGIPENDDPILPDRFLTFSCDDPGKYLNGSSVLICGRDGQWDNPFPSCEDITCEAGVMPPHLIVAGLPPANETMKIGHKLQFSCKDQYIMEGSAESECLQTGQWSAAFPTCAENCKVTGVSGSVLLISRVRVNQLRKGEKLTFRCRRRGDFLQGKAVVTCLADGHWSDPFPTCGAPLGCGKPPSLLDGDIKTSLQFQYRHNDRVEYICQNYYTMEGQPYKTCINGEWTGQMRCLKPCTVDRDAMNVHNIAFRFIYDDKLYSAHNDEIEFMCTRRRTLVGRYGLRQKCVDGVMHLPTCQ, from the exons ATGCACGTAATAACCCAAAGCTGTGTCCTGTTTTTGTGGATGTATATGCTGACCTTCGTAAAAAGTCAAG AATGTACCCTTGAGCAGTTTTTAAAGGGCCCCCTGTTTGATTCAAATTTCGACACAACTGATCTGGACGCCAGATACCCTGGTGGAAAACAAGTGAGAGTGAGCTGCAATGTTGGCTTCACTGGGTTTTTCAAACTGATCTGTGTCGAGGGAAAATGGCAGTCCAGAGGCACGGCATGTCAAC CAAAATCATGTGGTCATCCTGGCGATGCTCAGTTTGCAGATTTTCATCTGGAAAAGGGAGACGATTTTGTGTTTGGGTCACAAGTTGTATACACCTGTCATAAAGG TTATCAAATGGTCAGCCGCACAAACTATCGGCGTTGCATGGCTGAAGGCTGGGATGGTGTGGTTCCTGTCTGTGAAG CCCAACAGTGCCCAGTGATTCATGTGGACAATAATGTCCAGGTGAATGGGGACCCGGAAGAAGCAACCTATGGCAATGTAGTTCGATTCAGCTGCAAGTCCAACTCTGAAATTCTGTTGGGGTCACCAGAGATGTATTGTGATGAAAATGGAGAGTGGAGTGGCCAAATTCCAAAATGCCAAG CAATAACATGTACAGTCCCCAATATTGCAAATGGCTACGTACCTGGAAATATCCAAGAGTACAAAGAACATGAAGTCCTTCACTATGAGTGTAATGCTGGATATAAACGTGCTGAAGAGAGACCTTCAAAATGCACAAAACTAGGAATAAGAGCAGAGTGGAGCCCCACACCTGCATGCGAAG aaataaaatgtaaactgacACTGCCGCCAGTGGAGGGAACCAGGTATGAACCTACTCACAGAAATCTATTTTCACCTGGTGACACACTGAGAGTCATATGTGGAGAGAAGTACTGGATTTCTACAACTCAAGACGCCTCAGCAGTAACTACATGCAAAGAGGATGGAGAATGGACTATCAGACCGGTGTGCCAAG AGGTAAGATGCAGCAATCAAAGACCGCAACATGTGCATTCCTGGCAAGTCAACTGGTGGCAACGAATAGGATTGGGTGACACTGTAAATTATTGGTGTAGAAGTGGCTACAGGAGGACAGGTGATGCCACCCGGGCCACATGCACCAGAGATGGATGGAATCCAGATCCACTTTGTCAAG aaaTCACATGCGACAGAAAATATGTCCcaaatgcaaaaataatcaCCAATTACAAGCAGACATACAAATACAATGAACGGGCCAGTTATGAGTGCGAGGAAGGTTATCGAGGACATTTTACTCTCACCTGTGGGGAACATGGTTGGAACGGGAATGCACAATGCACAG AGATAACGTGCGACAGAAGGgaatacagaaacacagagatagTTGGGAGCTATAAGTATGAATACAGGTACAATGACCAGGTCCAGTATATCTGCAAGAATGGTCACGAGGGAAGTTTTAATTTGACCTGTAAGGAAACAGGTTGGATCGGATCTCCAGACTGTACaa AGAGATATTGTAAAAAACTTCACATCGACCATGCCTATATCACCCGCAATGAAAAGGAAACTTACAGCCACAATGAACGGGTCCACTATTCATGCACGCACGAAAGAGGAAAAGTTTTCACTGTTACCTGTGAGCAAAGTGTTTGGACTGGGGTTCAGAAGTGTGCAG CATGCCCAACCCCTGAAGTTCAACATGGATTTGCAGTTGGCCCCTACAATGGCACAGTGTACTACACCTGTGATGAAGGCTATAAGCTTTTCACCAAAGGCTGGTGGGCTGAGGCCAAATGTAATGATGGCGAGTGGTCTGGATTTGAACCATGCATTG aaaatgaaaagtGTGGAAAGATTCCTGTGATTCCTAATGCGGAAGTGACACATCCACGTAGAGAAGACCAAAGCTACAGGATTACCTGTAAGGAAGGGTACACCCCTCAGGTTGAACGCTTTAGTTGTCGCCAGGGAAAATGGGATTTTGGTGGATTTTCCCACAAAACAATCTGTACAC CAAACGCCAATCTCTGCAGTCCCCCACCTAAAGTTGCCAATGCAGTTGTTACGATTCCATATCAGAGGGATTTCTTGTCTGACTCTACAGTAACTTATACCTGCCGTAATAAGTATACTCTAATAGACGGAGAAAACTCAATTCAATGCATAGATGGGAAATGGGAGACGAAGGACATTAAGTGCACAC tgAAGCCATGTGAACTTCCTGATGACACACCCAATGGCTATTATCAAATCATCCGCGGTGAAGAGTTTGTTTTTGGAACAACAATCAAATACTTTTGTGATGAAGG GTATCAAATGGTGAGTAAGGTAGACACCAGGACTTGTTTGCTGGACAAATGGACCAATCACGTGCCAACATGTGAAC CTTTGAGTTGCGACCCCCCACCTGCCGATATAGGTGTGATAGTAAAAGGTATACCAGAAAATGACGATCCCATACTTCCTGACCGATTCCTCACATTCAGCTGTGATGATCCTGGGAAATATCTGAATGGCAGTTCAGTGCTGATATGTGGCAGAGATGGACAGTGGGATAATCCATTCCCCTCTTGTGAAG ACATCACTTGTGAGGCTGGCGTGATGCCCCCTCATCTCATTGTAGCTGGACTACCACCAGCCAATGAAACAATGAAGATTGGACATAAATTACAGTTTAGCTGCAAAGACCAATATATAATGGAGGGGTCTGCAGAAAGTGAATGTTTACAAACTGGGCAGTGGAGTGCAGCCTTTCCAACTTGCGCTG AAAATTGCAAAGTCACAGGTGTATCAGGCAGCGTTCTCCTCATCTCACGTGTACGAGTAAATCAActaagaaaaggagaaaagttAACCTTTCGGTGCAGGAGGCGTGGAGACTTTCTTCAAGGGAAAGCAGTGGTCACATGTTTAGCAGATGGACATTGGAGTGATCCCTTCCCAACATGTGGAG CTCCTTTGGGTTGTGGTAAACCACCATCACTTCTAGATGGAGACATCAAGACATCTCTTCAGTTCCAGTACAGACATAATGACAGGGTTGAATACATCTGTCAGAATTACTACACTATGGAGGGTCAGCCTTACAAAACCTGCATCAATGGTGAATGGACTGGACAGATGAGATGCCTCA AACCCTGCACTGTGGACAGAGACGCCATGAACGTACATAATATTGCCTTCAGATTTATATATGACGATAAGCTGTATTCAGCCCATAATGATGAAATCGAGTTCATGTGTACAAGACGAAGAACACTTGTTGGTAGATATGGCCTGCGTCAGAAGTGTGTTGATGGTGTGATGCACCTTCCCACTTGCCAGTAA